Below is a genomic region from Lineus longissimus chromosome 4, tnLinLong1.2, whole genome shotgun sequence.
aaaatccaccacgatctctatgtcagtgtccatacattcaaatacatctgttgcttctaggagaaggtctgtgtagaattcctttgattccagcagcaacttcaccaatccatggttttcttaaatagaaggagagctggacattaaaattctgaagtcatcaacaaaggtaatgcacatacatctgcaaaccaatagtttatgtctgtccagttagattaatgaaaggcattcggtttgaattaattcaaagcaggggttagtacatttgtattagtaaactgaacctgagctgggaaagaacgaagttgcaatcagatccagatcagcatccacagcccaggttaattcagaggtagtgccacagcaagacaagtacatgtacatgtatgcatcaacctccacaaatgttcggtaaaaataattgcatggccactaccttggtttttgatggcctcattgttcacggtgttgattctgtcttccaaggtgttgatttttttcttgaagaaaagaacagttgataccatctcttgaatgagcacaggcaattcctcgatgtacctggtcatgtgttcatgtatatcaactattttcttcttcaaagcaaatgtttctcccttgttccctgaattgaagaaacaaatattaggactacaggctaaaagtttcttgctccatccctcctacatgtacatacgaaacgctggtaaaaatacatgctggatatgtcagaaatgtgactataagattgaggcgcaacttaacattttacttgcaaccaatgctacattgcaaccaaattgtgttaaatgtacaaggtagaatgtactttacatcacttgaagaccaatgtaccagtaagcctagagcaaaatgccgacccaggctttaaacctcaaattgcttgataaacaacagctggatcaatttctctgaacaatcgaaaatgactgcaggacattaccacttggagttatttgtgtcctggactttgtgttacatgtactaagtgaagtttgtgggtaaatgaatatgaagtgaatgccaacctgcaggattatgccaaggcaacaaatagtcctcttgcgtgacttcgtccacagaaacatgacagtctGCTTTTGAATTGTACAGTGTAGCACAATGCTAAAgttgctttctctccttttcaagacgctttcgtagagaagcctgactctttgaagcatctgaaatgaaaatgataaacttttaaactgatcgatatagcagtgaactcgacatgcatcgtaactgcacaaactgctaatatgaagaaagcccctttaatactgtcgtgttaattgctatctttcaaatcatgtcatgttatttaaaccaatgaactttataagaatctgaaaagaatgaaagtgtgtatataatcaaattgaaaaactccCGAAGATGGGCCAGAAGGctggaaaacctggtcaacaaactgggttgaccatggcacaaggaaaaccgtggtgttcttgcagcttctatcttcagctccagactctgaatcacattctagagaacaagttgtgttttgattaaagagctgtgttccttcagttatttttagtgcctgttacatgtacactttgaaaacaaatttatctcctataaatatatcatacctgataacagctgacgacgcacatgagacacaaactgcacatgatgaactatgttttcccattttcctaagtattgacctcaatactggctcccgcacctcctcccaactctcctcttgtctttgcttccggtcagcatgcgcaacaaaatgccttttcttccattcagattcagtgcctggcacttcagtactattggaagcccgaatcccattcagaagctccataggttcagctctcactgtaaattaaaagtgcattgataaatactaccgggaaagaaaaaaaaagttcctaagtgttgattcgaaaataccattatttgccttaatcagcagccagtgttgcccaattaacctttaaaaaagaataaatcatttgcaaactatTACCCGACTTttgatcaacacaaaattcaaaatttagatgaatcagttaacgtcgtttgacctctgcagccgtaaaaagtatggtaggtcaaatcggaaacttactccttataaaatacacaacttgatttgtgtcttggaatagagccaactagctgatgaataaaaagaccttaaaagacaaatcacaaaccttgctggaacacttgaaaatcgaaaggtgcatcgatttctacttcatTATTACTTGGTAGCAATTCCTCAGGAAAGTCCTttagtttctctggaaaaacaagcaattttgaaattaaggccaaatgcagattacgccagaaaagatgcaatttcttccatggaatttcttacataaaaagggtggaaaagactaatttttctggtttgattttaaagattggtgagaaattttaacgaggtatagcagtgatagggttggatttgtaggcataaaccatttgtcattaacatgaaattatcagttaattgcaCTAATGTAAGACTAgtctagcagcaatatttttccatgtataaagcctaattgaatattgatggctcagacgaggtgaaggcatttgtcaaccaaaaacaatctacctgtcgttgaggttttcttcccttttctttctcttctgggaacTGATGGACCATCTATAGCACCATTGATGTCCCTGGATGGAGCTTTCACATATGGTTTTTAAGTTCTTTTTAGGATAGGTTTTCCTCTTTCTCCTGCGATAGGAGGCAGCCAACTCTTTGATTCGTGCATAATGCCCTGCATTCTCACCAGaaggattgtcatcattaccattggatgatgctgaaaaacaaacacataaagtgacaaatactaataatagtcaaaactatgacttagcctagacaaaatacagccttcatgcaggctacactcgatttatgattttaacaaacacgaaatacttttctactgagttttgtaacaccatgattctgtccaaatgggccattgtacgatagagtgacaggcctttcaattacgtggagacctctacaccctgtatttttttagcctattttgggggacatgtttttttgctttttggcttaatttggggacatttcatcacgccaatttgcctgaacagcgatgtcataaatcaaagttagtgactgatatcaccacatacacctgaaaaatcataattttagggggaaaactttaaaatggggccatttggatgagatttggttatgttaggggtcaaaaaacgcttcaggggggtcatattttttaaaaaaaagaaaaaaagacctaatttggggacatcctgtacggtgtaggaatcatgtaattgagaggcctgagtgaccttatacagtccttcgtaactgggagtgctgacctgccagatttcggtctcatgttcacgggcttagcgccttcgttgctcaagaaataggcgaagccccccccccccctccccccactgCGATATCAGGCTACGCCCCTGAACGTTCACGTGATACATGttctatgtcattttcgaaTTGGTCAATCACTGTGCATGAGGTGACTTGTGACAAGACATCACATGGAAATAATTAATGCGATGACAGGGTAATCGGCCTGGGAAATGTTGAAACGCCACAATATTTGAGGccacaattcatgaattacctCTTTTGGCAGAAGGGCAGGCACGCCGGTCTaagtcaatgaatgtgaaattttgaatttatggttAGGGCCAGGGGGGGGCGGCCTGGCCTGCCCGCCCGGCAAGCGTGGCCACAcagggtaggctaggcctagggggtgggcatggtgggggggggggggggggactataggcctaccattacatcaatgtgtatgtcaatgatgacaaataatgatgaagatatCCATGCATCaagcatttacatacatttacggcagcagcatggggatgcatctcatttatcaatacaggtggtaggcctagctaggcacgtgccctgctgggcctgggccggggctgggcgacggccatgcatgcttttttctcagatcgatttaggacaattaggtgacaaaaaaacaagGCCGAGGATACGGGTACGGCAGCCGtatctgaacattttttggCTATTCGTACGGCAGTGATCTGAGCATGCGCAAAAGCATTCAGCTCCGGTTACGTCACTGCCGTTTAGGTTTTTATAGTACGGTTTGGCTATTCGTACGGCAGCTCGCCAAACTGCAGTTGTGGATTAAAGTGCCGCTTCGGCGTCCGTTTCAGGCACTTCTCGATCGTTCGAGACCTCCGAGTATACATCTTGCAAAAGTTTACATCTTCATATTTCAAGTTCAGTAAACGATGAAAATTCGGCATTAATCAATTTCATATTGGGGATACGGCTGCCGTACCCGTAGTCAGTTCGAAAAAAGAACACCTTGGCGACCATCTGGCTATACTTACcaccaaattccatggtcaggatatttgatgcggtcctaactgtgacatggtctacgtttcatagcctaccggtacttcaaaccgtaaatagcaatggaattgagcaaaactgaaatactacaacaccatgaacatccgataaatcgaatgtcgcacgttctgtatcccgcgagatctcgaaactactgcgcacaggcgcgagaaattatataatagctcaattgccccctaccccttcaattcagctcaggccccctcgactaactacctccatccccccccccaaatgtaaaatgatatcgtttttagatttgctgtcggtgtagtcggggtttgtttgtcagtcaagggggcaaccgaaggggggggggggggggtctctaagtttcacgtgcctgtgctgctgttttagtagcggcagaggcagtggctaaaaaagtagcacgagaaacgaggatgagctgatatagttctccagtaaaatgggttgccgcaaatattgacaactttaaaactgtcaaaaacttgcgtgaagattaatcagaataattgaagagtcatgaaactatatgattactacaaacctaatgcaaatctaaaacattcatacgggctagttttgcgaatagatggatacctttgtttacaaaaatgacgtcactctgacgtcacgcataacttaaaagatacttcgttgctatagttcatcattatcccactgtagcgcaatgtctgtttagttccacccccagctgaaaggtggggcagcctgatttggatcgtgggatatgtacgttataagccactaataccaatcgtagatataccactattgtttgcggagaatgcactgatatttcttaatatatcgtatatatagagttcggtgattttattgaaaatgtttgcagttgatttaaatgtttgaatggtttaaaaacaaaatttttagaagcgaggtcaacagggtcaaaagaaatagtttttggcgccaatgatgtcggcaatggcagatttgaattaagattcgagtcgattcttttggaagccgaaagtgcggatgcacagggcaattgcatttagaaaacttcgccgactgatagtcaaaccattccctggagtgctcgaaaacctggaatcagtgtgtactttagcttgaaaagttcgcgggtgaaggggttttcttcataataatattgataatgataataatgatgatggtctaagggcgctagcggatccaggaactggaagaaaagggagcgtgcactgcatttctcatcaattgctgcactacaggtgtgttccaaaatttcatggtcaatttcaaagattctttatcaattagggggcgtgcctctggtgcacccccttggatacgcgcctgataaacgttcatggatgaaagtagaaagaaagcttttaaaaaaaaacgatatgagattcgccagggtttgaatctaattcgaatccgggcctgacaaacgttcatggatgaaaaatggaaagaagaccttttaaaaaaacgaaaaaatacattcgccggggttcgaacccgtgaccacccaatctaaagcgcagcgctctaaccgctgaactatcagggcgttcatgtttgacgtgagatattcggcaatctgaagacaggccttagggtacgcgccatgattgtggctaggtcacgctggcggaagagtaattgggtgcaaatagttccaaggtaaccgtaaaacacaatattactatagatatttcttaatatatcgtatatatatagctcggtgattttattgaaaatgtttgcagttgatttaaatgtttgaatggtttaaaaacaaaatttttagaagcgaggtcaacagggtcaaaagaaatagtttttggcgccaatgatgtcggcaatggcagatttgaattaagattcgagtcgattcttttggaagccaaaagtgcggatgcacagggcaattgcatttagaaagcttcgccgactgatagtcaaaccattccctggagtgctcgaaaacctggaatcagtgtgtactttagcttgaaaagttcgcgggtgaaggggttttcttcataataatattgataatgataataatgatgatggtctaagggcgctagcggatccaggaactggaagaaaagggagcgtgcactgcatttctcatcaaaattgctgcactacaggtgtgttccaaaatttcatggtcaatttcaaagattctttatcaattagggggcgtgcctctggtgcacccccttggatacgcgcctgataaacgttcatggatgaaagtagaaagaaagcttttaaaaaaaaacgatatgagattcgccagggtttgaatctaattcgaatccgggcctgacaaacgttcatggatgaaaaatggaaagaagaccttttaaaaaaacgaaaaaatacattcgccggggttcgaacccgtgaccacccaatctaaagcgcagcgctctaaccgctgagctatcagggcgttcatgtttgacgtgagatattcggcaatctgaagacaggccttagggtacgcgccatgattgtggctaggtcacgctggcggaagagtaattgggtgcaaatagttccaaggtaaccgtaaaacacaatattactatagatatttcttaatatatcgtatatatatagctcggtgattttattgaaaatgtttgcagttgatttaaatgtttgaatggtttaaaaacaaaatttttagaagcgaggtcaacagggtcaaaagaaatagtttttggcgccaatgatgtcggcaatggcagatttgaattaagattcgagtcgattcttttggaagccaaaagtgcggatgcacagggcaattgcatttagaaagcttcgccgactgatagtcaaaccattccctggagtgctcgaaaacctggaatcagtgtgtactttagcttgaaaagttcgcgggtgaaggggttttcttcatgataatattgataatgatgatggtctaagggcgctagcggatccaggaactggaagaaaagggagcgtgcactgcatctctcatcaaaattgctgcactacaggtgtgttccaaaatttcatggtcaatttcaaagattctttatcaattagggggcgtgcctctggtgcacccccttggatacgcgcctgataaacgttcatggatgaaagtagaaagaaagcttctaaaaaaaaacgatataagattcgccagggtttgaatctaattcgaatccgggcctgataaacgttcatggatgaaaaatggaaagaagaccttttaaaaaaacgaaaaaatacattcgccggggttcgaacccgtgaccacccaatctaaagcgca
It encodes:
- the LOC135487249 gene encoding uncharacterized protein LOC135487249, translated to MTRYIEELPVLIQEMVSTVLFFKKKINTLEDRINTVNNEAIKNQENHGLVKLLLESKEFYTDLLLEATDVFECMDTDIEIVVDFEEGEVQPGGEESNSEEDASSSEEEDCDDIGIEYV